The Primulina huaijiensis isolate GDHJ02 chromosome 12, ASM1229523v2, whole genome shotgun sequence genome has a window encoding:
- the LOC140989430 gene encoding uncharacterized protein, translated as MTQFFTQFAGNNAGGDTRVRLPRPEAVYERFRRTDPKEFSGTTDPMITLTWEGFKEVFYSKYFIEEVRSCLTKDFMTLRQGDSSVAEFVRKFERACHFVPLITNDAREKLRHFIDELQPILHCDVRVAGPTTYVIAVSRALAAEKDQKDIENDMQGKRPYQAPQQQQFKRLFQGQQRKMPFQGLPKGEGPIPQWKAPQKPGNIFIKRIAMKALLDFGTTHSFISETFSNYLNVKSIRFDVNYSVTVQSGEELSATSMIRDIDLELHGHLFYVDLIVFPMSEFDIILGMDWLTKNKVLIDIQKRSVLVRPLGMEQFLFEPDRWRSFSRMIFCMQARKLIHKGCQAFLASIFSTLDAPTLSMSDVPVVRDFHDVFPDDVTGLPPEREVEFTIDLVPVALTSLTNKNAKFVWSEECHKSFDTLKQALISAPVLVMPTGQDNFVLYTDASKLGLGAILIQHGRVIAYASRQLKVHEKNYPTRDLKLAAVVLR; from the exons ACCCTTACTTGGGAGGGTTTCAAGGAggtgttttactccaagtacttcattgaggaagtacgctcctgTCTGACTAAGGATTTCATGACTTTGAGACAGGGAGATAGCAGCGTGGCAGAGTTCGtaaggaagtttgagagggCGTGTCACTTCGTGCCCCTAATTACGAATGATGCCCGTGAGAAGCTGAGACATTTCATTGATGAATTACAGCCGATCTTGCACTGTGATGTtagagttgctggtcctactacttatGTTATTGCTGTGTCGAGAGCCTTGGCAGCAGAGAAAGACCAGAAAGACATCGAGAATGACatgcagggcaagaggccctatcaggcgcCCCAGCAGCAGCAATTCAAGAGGCTTTTCCAGGGACAGCAGAGAAAGATGCCGTTTCAAGGACTGCCGAAAGGAGAAGGTcctataccgcaatggaagGCTCCTCAGAAGCCTG gaaatatcttcataaagAGAATAGCCATGAAGGCCTTGTTAGATTTTGGGACCACTCACTCTTTTATATCAGAGACGTTCTCTAATTATTTGAATGTCAAGTCCATTAGATTCGACGTGAACTACTCCGTGACAGTCCAATCAGGGGAGGAGTTATCGGCTACTAGCATGATCAGAGATATCGATCTTGAACTACATGGCCACCTTTTTTACGTCGATCTGATTGTGTTTCCAATGTCGGAGTTTGATATTAtcttggggatggactggctgacgaagaacaaAGTTCTAATTGACAtccagaaaaggtcagtgttggtaagaccgttgggcatggagcaatTTCTTTTTGAACCAGACAGGTGGAGAAGTTTCTCTCGCATGATCTTTTGCATGCAAGCACGGAAACTTATacataaggggtgtcaggcatTCTTGGCCAGTATTTTTTCAACACTTGACGCACCCACCTTGTCGATGTCTGACGTAccagttgtcagagattttcatGATGTTTTCCCAgacgacgtcacaggccttccaccagagagagaggtggagttcacCATTGACCTCGtgccag TggcactcacttcattgactaataagaatgctaaatttgtgtggagtgaaGAATGTCATAAGagtttcgatactttgaagcaagctcttatctcagcgccAGTTCTAGTCATGCCAACAGGGCAAGAcaattttgtgttgtacaccgatgcttctaagctcggtttaggcgcaatATTGAttcagcatggtcgggttatagcctatgcATCCAGACAATTGAAAgtacatgagaagaactacccgactcgtGATCTCAAGTTAGCTGCCGTTGTcttgcgttga